CGGAAGATTCGGATATAATACTTATAGGTGACAAAGATGCAATTCGAGATCGATTGTCACATGAAAAAACTACTTTCCCGGACATGGAAATAATAAACGCTCCCGACCTGATACAAATGCATGAATCACCGGCAAAGGCTATCAAGAATAAGCCGAACTCTTCAATCTCGATCGGCACCAAATTACAGAAATCAGGCGAAATCGATGCGTTCGTCAGCGCCGGGAACACAGGAGTCGTTTATGCGTCAGCGTTGATGAACCTGAAAAGGATTAAGGGAGTTCGCCGCCCCACAATAGGGGCTTACCTGCCTACTGAAAATAAAGGTACCACAATTTTTGACGCCGGCGCAAACCCGAATTGCCGGCCGCTGCATCTTTTGCAGTTCGGCATTATGGGCAGCATATACGTCGAACACATTTTCGGATGGAAAAACCCCTCTGTCGGGCTTTTGAACATCGGTGTAGAAGCATCAAAGGGTAATGAGATGGCGCTCGAGAGCTTTCAGTTACTGAGCGAATTCCTTCCTAACTTTTATGGAAATGTTGAAGGGAGAGATATTCTCGTCGGGAAGGTTGAAGTGGTGGTTTGCGACGGGTTTGTGGGCAATATACTTATCAAATTTGCGGAATCGATTTACGAATTGCTCAAATCCAAAACCCGGCTTCATATGAGGAACCGGCCTTTTGCAAAACTCGGAGCGCTCATGATGCTTCCCGCCATCAAGAAGTTGAAAAAAGACCTTGATTATCAGGAATACGGCGGTGTACCTCTGTTAGGCGTGAACGGAGTATCGATTATAGGGCATGGGCATTCATCACACATAGCCATAAAAAATGCTATACGGGTTGCGCGGAGGATGGTTAGAGGGAAGATAAACGATCATATTCAAGAAAAAATAGAGGAATTGAACGTCAGCAAGCCCAAAGTCACTATGGAGGCAGTTTAGATGAACTCACAAAATAGTACTCCTATGATGGCTAAGATCAGCGGAGTCGGTCATTACGTACCCGAAAAAGTCCTTACAAACAGCGACTTGGAAAAGATGATGGATACAAATGATGAATGGATTGTCTCCCGCACCGGGATTTCCGAGAGACATATAGTTTCCGACGGGGAAGCAACCTCTCATATGGGAATTCACGCTATCAGGGAATTGCTTGATTTTACCGATACCGACCCCGGGGAGATTGACGTTATCATCGTGGCAACCGTTACACCGGACAGGATGTTCCCGGCAACGGCATGCCTGATTCAGGAAGAGATCGGGGCGAATAACTGCTGGGGATTTGATCTCTCAGCGGCTTGTTCGGGTTTCTTATTCGCCCTGAATTCAGCCAGCCGGTTTGTCGAATCAGGAGCATATAAGAAAGTAGTGGTAGTCGGCGCGGATACTATGAGCTCTATCATGAATTACGAAGACAGAAATACGTCTATATTGTTTGGAGACGGCGCTGGCGCCGTAATGGTTGAACCTTCGGAAGAAGAAGGATTCGGCATACTCGATTCTCTCAGCTCCATAGACGGCTCGGGCGCTGAATATCTATATATGGCTGCCGGGGGAAGCGAAAAACCTGCCTCACACGAAACTGTCGATGCCCGTGAACATTTTCTCTATCAGGACGGCAGAACTGTTTATATCAATGCCGTAAAGGGGATGGCGGAGGTATCGGTGCAAATTCTCGAACGAAACGGACTCGAAGGTGCGGACGTCGACCTCTTTATTCCCCATCAGGCAAATAAGCGCATTATCGATTCTACAGCCAAGCGCCTTGGCATTGATGAATCAAAAGTAGTAATGAACATCGATAGATATGGTAACACTACTGCCGCCACTATTCCGCTCGGCATTTACGAAGCTGTAAGAGACGGCAGGTTAAAAAAGGGAGATATCACAGTTCTCGCTGCATTTGGCGCCGGTTATACGCTTGGAAGCACGCTCATCAAGTGGGCGTATTAGATTTGAGTCTTTCCCCGGGTAAGGTAGCATTTTTATATCCCGGCCAGGCATCGCAATACGTGGGTATGGGAGCGGACCTATACGAGAAATTCGATTCAGTCAAATCATATTATTCGAGAGCATCGGAAGCGCTCGGTTTTGATCTGGCTGAAATTTCATTTAACGGTCCGATCGAGGAATTGACGCAGACCTCAGTTACCCAACCGGCGATTTTCACTCATAGTTACTCCCTTTCGATGCTGCTGGCTGATAAAGGAATCAAGCCGGATTTTGCAGCCGGTCACAGCCTCGGCGAGTATGCCGCTTATGCGTCAGCCGGTTCATTAGAGTTCCCGGATGCTATAAATCTTGTTAAGGTGCGTGCCGACTCGATGCAGAAAGCATGCGATGAAAATCCCGGGACTATGGCAGCGGTGATCGGCATGGAATTGGAAACTCTCGAGACAATTTGCGCTAAGGAAAACAATGATGGTGTCGTTAACATCGCGAATCTTAACTCGCCGGTACAACTCGTTGTATCGGGAGAAATAGATCCTGTGCGTGAAGTTATGGCAATCGCCAGGGAACAGGGCGCAAAGATCGTTAAGGAGTTGAACGTCAGCGGAGCGTTCCATTCTCCCTTGATGGAATCCGCAGTTGAGGAACTTTCGCAGGCATTGGAAAGTGTCTCGATATCCTCTCCGGAGTTTCCGGTTTACACCAACGTAAGCGGAAAGCCGCTGTTTGACCCCGAAGAGATAAAACAATCGCTGATCGAACAGCTGACCAGCCCGGTAAGATGGTATCCTTCGATGCTGAATATGGCTGATGCCGGAGCGGCTGAATTTATTGAAATCGGACCGGGAAAAGTTTTGCAGGGCTTAACGAAACGTACAAATAAAGAATTCCGCTCTTCAGGTGTCGACAGACTTGAAGATTTGGGACTAATATTGAATTAGATGGAAATGTTAAAGGGAAAGAGTGCTCTGATTACCGGCGCATCAAGAGGGATCGGAGCTGCAATTGCAAGAAAATTCGCTTCAGAGGGAGCTAAACTCATCATCTCAGCCACAAATGAAGAGCTTTTGAGCAAAATGAAAAAGGAGCTGGATGATTCAGGTTGTGACGTTGAAATGATGAAATGCGACGTCTCCGACTCTGCGTCGTTCAAGAGTTTGGTTCAGTTTGCCCTCGACACCTTCGGAACTGTCGATATTCTCGTGAACAATGCAGGAATTAGACGCGATAAGCTTATTATGGCTATGACGGAAGAGGACTGGGATACCGTAATAAACGTAAATCTAAAAGGCACGTTTAACGGAATCAAATCCGTCACACGCCCGATGTTGAAAGCGAAATCAGGCTGCATAATAAACATAACTTCCATTGTGGGTTTATCGGGGAATGCGGGACAGGCAAACTACGCATCGTCTAAAGCCGGTATAATCGGCTTGACCAAATCAGCCGCCAAAGAGCTGGGATCGAGGAACATCAGGGTCAATGCGATAGCTCCCGGCTTCATTGAAACCGAGATGACTGAATCGGTCAAGGAGGACGCAAAGGAAAAATTTCTTAAAAATGTACCGTTAATTCGAGCAGGAACGGGGGAAGACGTGGCAAACCTGGCTGCATTTCTTGCTTCGGACAGTTCTGGCTATATTACCGGACAGGTTATAAATGTTGACGGTGGTCAATTGATGTAATATTATTAACGCTTAATTACAAGGAGGATTGAAAATATGTCAGATGCAGAAAAAATTAAACAAATAATCGGTAAGGAGCTCGAGATCGAAGAAGCTGAAGTAATCGACAGCGCTTCTTTAATTGATGATTTAGGAGCAGACTCGCTGTCAGTCATGGAACTCATGATAGCATTTGATGATGAATTCGGCGTTGAAGTACCTGAAGAAGATTACGATAAGCTCATTACGGTCGGGGATATAGTAAAGTATATAACCTCAAATAAATAAGTATCGTTGAATTATTATTTAACGTGAAAATACCGAGATATCATGAATAGAAGAGTAGTTATAACCGGAATGGGAGCCATCACTCCAATTGGTAATGATGTCTCTGAATTCTGGGAGTCACTCAAAAAGGGTAAAAGCGGCATCGGACCAATAACCCGGTTTGATAATACCGAATACAAATGCCGCATTGCCGGCGAAGTCGATGGGTTTGAACCCGAGACACGTCTCGAAAAGAAAGAAATCCGCAGGATGGACCTCTTCACTCAATATGCACTCTATGCCGCTGACATGGCTGTGGAAGACGCGAAACTAATGTCGGCGGATATCGATAAAAACAGGGTAGGCGTGATAGTAGGCTCAGGCATTGGCGGCATTATAAC
This sequence is a window from Candidatus Neomarinimicrobiota bacterium. Protein-coding genes within it:
- the fabD gene encoding ACP S-malonyltransferase, with protein sequence MGADLYEKFDSVKSYYSRASEALGFDLAEISFNGPIEELTQTSVTQPAIFTHSYSLSMLLADKGIKPDFAAGHSLGEYAAYASAGSLEFPDAINLVKVRADSMQKACDENPGTMAAVIGMELETLETICAKENNDGVVNIANLNSPVQLVVSGEIDPVREVMAIAREQGAKIVKELNVSGAFHSPLMESAVEELSQALESVSISSPEFPVYTNVSGKPLFDPEEIKQSLIEQLTSPVRWYPSMLNMADAGAAEFIEIGPGKVLQGLTKRTNKEFRSSGVDRLEDLGLILN
- the fabG gene encoding 3-oxoacyl-[acyl-carrier-protein] reductase, producing MLKGKSALITGASRGIGAAIARKFASEGAKLIISATNEELLSKMKKELDDSGCDVEMMKCDVSDSASFKSLVQFALDTFGTVDILVNNAGIRRDKLIMAMTEEDWDTVINVNLKGTFNGIKSVTRPMLKAKSGCIINITSIVGLSGNAGQANYASSKAGIIGLTKSAAKELGSRNIRVNAIAPGFIETEMTESVKEDAKEKFLKNVPLIRAGTGEDVANLAAFLASDSSGYITGQVINVDGGQLM
- the plsX gene encoding phosphate acyltransferase PlsX, whose protein sequence is MRIAIDAMGGDYAPRETVKGAVLAAKEYAEDSDIILIGDKDAIRDRLSHEKTTFPDMEIINAPDLIQMHESPAKAIKNKPNSSISIGTKLQKSGEIDAFVSAGNTGVVYASALMNLKRIKGVRRPTIGAYLPTENKGTTIFDAGANPNCRPLHLLQFGIMGSIYVEHIFGWKNPSVGLLNIGVEASKGNEMALESFQLLSEFLPNFYGNVEGRDILVGKVEVVVCDGFVGNILIKFAESIYELLKSKTRLHMRNRPFAKLGALMMLPAIKKLKKDLDYQEYGGVPLLGVNGVSIIGHGHSSHIAIKNAIRVARRMVRGKINDHIQEKIEELNVSKPKVTMEAV
- the acpP gene encoding acyl carrier protein, with translation MSDAEKIKQIIGKELEIEEAEVIDSASLIDDLGADSLSVMELMIAFDDEFGVEVPEEDYDKLITVGDIVKYITSNK
- a CDS encoding ketoacyl-ACP synthase III, which produces MNSQNSTPMMAKISGVGHYVPEKVLTNSDLEKMMDTNDEWIVSRTGISERHIVSDGEATSHMGIHAIRELLDFTDTDPGEIDVIIVATVTPDRMFPATACLIQEEIGANNCWGFDLSAACSGFLFALNSASRFVESGAYKKVVVVGADTMSSIMNYEDRNTSILFGDGAGAVMVEPSEEEGFGILDSLSSIDGSGAEYLYMAAGGSEKPASHETVDAREHFLYQDGRTVYINAVKGMAEVSVQILERNGLEGADVDLFIPHQANKRIIDSTAKRLGIDESKVVMNIDRYGNTTAATIPLGIYEAVRDGRLKKGDITVLAAFGAGYTLGSTLIKWAY